In the genome of Capricornis sumatraensis isolate serow.1 chromosome 4, serow.2, whole genome shotgun sequence, the window tttggtgtattgtttttaaagaaatattttatgtgtTATAAGTGCTATTTGTGTTTCTTGGAAGGATGTTTTAGGTTGATATGAGTAGTATAGTATAGTTTGGGGAGGGGCATATATTGATTAAGAACATGGCCTTTGGGGTTGGACAGATCTGGGCTTAAGCTGTAACACTCTGTGGCCCTGGGCAAAGGAATTAACTTTTATGAGACTTAGTTTTTTTAGTCTGTCCATTAGGAGCAGTGCAATACTTTTCTCTTAGGGTTGTGTGAggaataaattattaattatgcacataaaatatttaacacaatTTGGCAAGTGTAAATGGTATGACAGTCCTCTGGAGTGTGTGTAGGGCTTTGGAAAAATGGAAGAAGACAAAGGAAGACTTTTTAAGGTCCCTTTTACTTTGAGTTGTCCGAGCCCCTGAACTCATATGTTTGCTTTTTGATCTTGCTTGGTTCTATATGTCTCTGTGTCCATCTTTCCCATTGACTAGGGCTCATCCCCATTCAGGGCAGGGACTGTCTTGGACACATTTGTTCACTGTACTAGTCTCATATCTGGTCTCTCTGTATACTGGCTCTTAGTAGACCCTTGGTAAATGTCTAGAAGTCACACATTCAACAGCCATTCATTGAAGGCCACCAGTAGGTTCAAGggatacaaagggaaaaaaaccaacaactgCATTTAAAGAATTCCTCCTAGTGCAGAAGGTAGACAAGCATAGTTACAGGGGGAGACGGGGAGGGAAAGGGATGACTGGAAGTTTGGGGATGGTGGATGCTAACTATTACACTTCAGCACatttaggatggataaacaacaaggtcctattgtatagcacacggaactaTGTCTAACCTGggataaatcataatgaaaaagaatagataaaagaatgtgtataactgaatcactttgatgtacagcaaCTATAGACTTCAATAAAACAGGGCGGAAAAGCATAATTGTAAAATCTGTTACGGCACTTAAAGCATGTTAATTACCTACTGTATAGGTACAGAGAAGAGGGCCCCTTACCTCATCCTAGGGCAGCAGGAATGAAGGCAGGGAACACTTTCTGGAGGAGGCAGTTAACAGATATGGTATGGAGGTTAGCCTGCTTTCCAGGCAGATGAAACTGAAACAAAGGTCAGAGGTGAGAAACAGCCTGGCACGTACGGGAAAGCTATGAACGGCATTTGTTGGCAGAGCTAATGAGAAATCGGGCAGGAGATGGAGGCCAGAGTCAGATTATGATGAAGACTATAAGAACTattaaggggacttccctggtggtccactggctaagactccatggtcccaatgcaggggtctggggttcaatccctggtcaggaaactagatcccatggTGCTtccactaagacctggcacagacaaatgaacaagaatacttttttaaaataaagaaccaTTAAGGCTTAACCTTTAGTAAAATGGTGCAACCATTTAGGAAAACTGGCACTTCCACAGAAAGGTATAtagagagttaccatatgacacagcaattccTCCCCTAGGTATACGCCCAAGAGAACTGATAACTTAGTCACACAAAAACTtgacaaatgttcatagcagcattattcagaatAGCCGGAAAGGAGACAGCCCAAATCTCCATCAACTgacgaatggataaacaaagagtGGTCtatgtatacaatgaaatattactcagctataaaaatgaatgaggggacttccctcactagtaaagaatccacctgccaatgcaggggacatgggtttgatccctgggccaagaagatgcCACTtggtgcagagcaactaagcctgggtaCCACAGCTCCTGTGCCCGTGCTCTTGCACGCCCTGGAACtcgtgctctgcaatgagaagcctgtgtacggCAACTAGAGTGCAGCCCCtgatcactgcaactagagaaaagcctaagcagcggtgaagacccagctcagctgaaaataaatacaattattaaaaaaaaaaaatgaggtactGCTGTAACATGGAGGAACCTTGAaagatgaaagaagccagtcataaaggctacatattatatggttccatttatatgaagtgttCAGAATAGGCAGATCACAAGAGAGAAAGGGTAGATGAGTTGTTGCCAGGGGATGAGGTAAGGAGTGAGGGATGGGAGATGACTACCAACAGGTACACGGGTTCTTTTTGGTTTGATGTAAGTGTTCTGGAATTAGTAGTGATAACTGCATGActttatgaatatactaaaaatcgtGTGATTGTATACTAAATGTGTAGGTTCATATGGTACATGAATCGTATCTCACTTTATGGCTAAAttaagctttctttaaaaaaaatcagagtaatacatgcatacatagttaataaaaaaaaaaaaaggaaagttatatgACAAAAACAGCAATCTCCTGCCTTACCCATCTTCCAAACTAGCTTCCCAGAATGAAAGGCTTTTACTTTTTTGAACTTTTCTGGTATTTGTCAtcataatttgaaataaaatgccCTCCTGCTGTTCATGATTTAGCAGCTTTAGACGTCTATTAGCTTCCTGTTTTGAAAGATGAAGGTATAGTTCTCTGTGATCTTAGTCAATATAGAAAAGGGAAGTTAAGTAATTCAGcttctatttataattttaaaaaccctaAGAACAGAAGGATGGACATTTCCTTAATTTGGTAAAGGTGACATCCTGGAGATCCATGCCAGATATTGAGTGGATATATATTCCCTtaagagtgggcttcccaggtagctcagtggtaaagaacccatctgcaatgcaggagacaagggttccctccctggattgagaagaccccctggagaaggaaatggcaatccactccagtgttcttgcctggagaatcccatggacagaggagcctggcaggctacagtcaatggagttgcacatgacttagtgactaaacaattccCTTATGATCAGCAGCAAGACTAGAATGCCCTCTATTGCTGCTGTATTTTAACTTAGTACTGAAGGTCCTAGTTAGtgttatacaaaaaaaaaaaaaaaaaaaaaggaagggaagaaagaacagaggagggaggaaagaacagaggagggaaggaattaaatggatgtgagaattggaacgAAAGAGCAAACTGCTCATTTACAAATTGTacaattttcctctttaaaactTCCAGCTGAGTGGAAAAACACAATGAGATTTAAAACATGATATCATTTAtgtagattaaaaatatatacatggaaGACAGTACCCATTTtgcaaaaacacaaaattataaatatcagACAATTTATAATGCTTTCTATGGCTGGGAAGGGGaataaggaaaaagagaacaaaaaatgaaacaaaatctctATGCATAAGTAGAGATCATGTGTCATGAACTGAAGAGTAGGATTAACTCTGCCTTCTGTACCTAAAGGTCCCCCAGAAAAAACAATGTTCTGTTTTTGTCTCCAGGGTGATTCATGGTCTAAGAAACACTTGGATTTGTTTACTCCTGTTGGTTTCCTAAACTTATCAGTATTCATAACAAATCAGTTCCTTCTGGTATTTTTATCACATGTATGTGATATAGTACAAAATTTGTTGATTGTTTTGGGAATCCAACACATGTACTAGTTCATACAGGTGTATGAGTGTTCTGGGATTGCTGTATACAAAGTACCATGAGTTGggtgcttaaacaacagaaatgtatccaCTTGCAGTTCCTAAGGCTAGAAGTCTTGAGACTAGGCATCACCAGGGTTGTGTGGGTTTATCTATTCCCTGCCTCTTTCCTGGCCTCTAGTGGTTTGTTGGCTGTTTCTGGTGTTCCTTGGCTTACAGACGTATCAGGCAGATATCTACCTGAATGTGAACAAGGCATTCTCCCCGTGCATGTCTCTCCAAGCTTCCCCACTCTATGACAGCAGTCATGGTGGAGTAGGGGCCCATTTTACACCAATATGACCTCATCTCAGTTAATTATCTCTGCAACAACCTGGGCATATTCTAAGATCTGAGTGTTAGGAATTCTACATAAAAATTTTGGGGAGGATGCAATTCAACACACAACTCTAGCCTTGAGTCTCCCCAAGGCATTCTTATgcttttcttttacaaataatttttattatttgcgtatttttggctgtgctgggtctctgttgctgggcaggcttctctctagtttcggtgctccagcttctcactgcagtggcatctcttgttctagagcacaggctccagagctcaggctcagtagtggtaACACAccagcttagctgctctgagggaTGAGGAATCaaacttgaatctcctgcattggcaggtggattcttatgcactggaccaccagggaagtccctctccctctctctgtcttcttGAAATCTTTTAGGATCTTCTCTTTTCCCCAAATATTCTGAGATTTCACAAAGATGTGTCTTGACCTGATTTATTCTCCTTTCACTATGCTAGGCACATGGTGTACTATTTAATCCAGAAAGACTTGTtcaattcagatttttttcccttgtatttcttttgtaatatttCTCCCTCATATCCTGTTTCCTTTTTTGCAGAAGGCCTATTAATCAGATGTTGAACTATTTGGCTCGATTTTCTACTTTTCTTACTTCCTATCTCCATCTTTGTTGGCCCTTGCTCCTGGTTCTTTGTTCCTTATTTGTTTCCAATTTTGACCACGATTTATTTTTCCTGGAACTGTATCTGTGGAAATTCCCCAAGGCCTAGATCGAAAATAAGCTCATCCAGAGAGAGGACTTGCATTGCTACAGCCGGTGCTTGGTGGCACTGTCAACCTGGAAATATTTTAAGTTCTTGCTATTTTGTTCTTAGGACCAATAAGGAATTCAGACAGAAAACCCACAGCATTGATTACAAAGTGTCTGCATATATTTATAACaatgttttttataattttatgtatcatgtatttattttgggctgtgctgggtctttgttgctgcacgggctttttctctagttatgggaagcgggggctactctctagttgcggtgtctTGGCTTCTCActgcgctggcttctcttgttgcagagcatgggctctagggtgcttgggctttAGCAGCTGCGGCatgtggcctcagtagttgcggttcccgggctctacagcacaggctcagtagttgtggcacacaagcttagttgctctgtggcgtgtgggatcttcccagattagggatggaacccatgtctcctgcattggcagatatattctttactggtgagccaccggggaagccctgtctgaatatatttaaaagaaaaaagaatagttCTCTAGTAGCTACCTAGGTTTCAGATGAGCGGATTTTCTATGTAGTCCCATAGGGGCAGTTCAGATATTAGCACATTTTAAATTCACTCTTAGGTGAGGATATAGTCCTCTGGGGTTCTGACTTTATGGTAGGGCCTTCTATTAGATCTCCAACTCTACGGAGGCCCTGGGTTCTGTCTCCTATGCCACAATGGCACCCTGTGAGGCCACCGTGCCTAAATTAAACATTTAAGCAAATGCCCTCAAGGCAAAACAGGCTTCAGTGCCCAGTTATCTCTCCAGGCACCAGTGTTCACTTAGTCTTTTGGTCCTTAAATAATCTACTTTCTTGCCAGCTTAcataaatgccttttaaaaatgatcttttaGGCAAAGGATCTAGAATAGCTAAACCAACTTTGGAGAAGCACAATAAAATAGGAGAAATAATTCTACTTGATGTTAAGGCTTACTGTTGCTACAATAATTAAGACAGTGTGCCATTGGCAGAAGGAcacacacatagatcaatggaaccgGATAGAAAATCCAGAAACAGACCTGCACAAATACACCCAGCtggttttcctttgtcttttttttttgtttttttttggtggctctgcatggcttgtgggttcttccccagccagggattgagtCTGAGCTtgcagcagtgaaagtgctgaatcctaaccacaggacagccagggaattcccagcccAACTGATTTTGACAAAGATGCAAAAGCAGTTTAATGGAGGAAGGGTTTCTTTTTCAACAAACAGTCCTGGAGAAATTGGACATCcattgggaaaaaaaaggaacccCAACCTAAATGTCACACCTCATACcgcaattaactcaaaatggattatgaaacaaaattatctaactcttggaaaataaaataggaGAAAAGTACGAGACTCTAGAGCTAGGCAAAGTGTGACACAGAAAGTGATGCATTAAAGGACAAGTTCATAGACTGGATCTTAACAAAATTGAAAATGTTTACTCTGAAAGTTCCAGTTAAGGGgatgaaaagacaaaagagagACTGGGAGAAACTATTTAGCTGACAAAGTACTTTATctacaatatttaaataattcttaaaactcaaaggcaaaaacaacccaattaaaaaatgggcaaaatacatGAATAGATCTTTCAAAAAAGAGGATATATATATGGCAAATgaacacattaaaatatattcaacatcattagccttTAGGGAAACAAAAAACCACAACAATATATCACTATATACTTATTAGAATggctaattttttaaagtgacaacaccaaatgctgctgctgctactgctgctgctgctaagtcacttcagtcgtgtccaactctgtgtgacccgtagacggcaggccaccaggcttgtccatccctgagattctccaggcaagaaccctggagtgggttgccatttccttctccaatgcatgaaagtgagaagtgaaagtgaagttgctcagctgtgtccgactcttcgtgaccccatggactgtagcctaccaggctcctccgtccatgggatttcccaagcaagagtactggagtggggtgccttctccAATACTTCTCCGaaatgctgatgaggatgtggaaaaactggATTCTTCATATGTTGCTGGTGGGATTCTAAAATGGTACAGTCATtctgaaaaacagtttggcagtttcttacaaaactaaacatgtaTTTACTTTACCGCCCAGCAATTGCACTCTTGGGCATTTATCTCAGAGcaatgaaaatttatgttcatGCACACctgcacatgggcttccctggcagcactagtggtaaagaacctgcctaccaatgcaggagacatttgaaactcgggtttgatccctgggttgggaagatcccctggaggagggcatggcaacccactccagtattcttgcttggagaatcccatggacagaggagcctgtcgggctacagtccatagggtcacagagttggatacaactgacgTGACTTGGCACGATGCATGGCACAAATCTGCACATGAATGTTCATGGCAGCTTTATCTGTAATAAGCCTAAACTGGAacctctctgtatttttttttttttttgcaacctgATATGAATCTGGTGGGCATATTTAGCCATTCATGCTGTCAGGACCAATTCCTTCCATTCTATTTGTCTTTAAGGgtttataatttgttttcaatatttacaAATTCTCATTTTGACATAGTTTCAGAAGGGGGATGGGATAAACACATATGATCAATGCATTATggttctaattgtttaaagttttCAAGTAGGGTTGTGACATTTGGATAGATCACCCTGGTGGTTTCTTACAGGATAGTTATAACTGAGGGGCAAGATGAAACAGGAAGatattatatttcattaattttaagaGGCCatttggcacttttttttttatttgaacatATAAATTGGGATGTTTGACTATAACTATTAGCCAGAACAGTCATACTGTATTTGTCATACTGGCTCATAAGAATCAAAATTTGCCAAATAGGTGTCTGAGGCTTGGAAGAAAAttccagagacagaaaaggaacaTTCCTTTAAGAAATGCTGCATCACCAAAGCCCTTGATGGCATGCATAGAGGACTACATTGTATGGAAACCATGCACATCTGAGTCaaaaaaatgaatcataaaaTTTGCTGTCTGTGAGATTTCAGGAACACTGTTACCGTGttactcttttctgttttcctttttatgtttttccATGGTATTGAAGTATGATAAAAACCTATACCTATAGAAACCTACACTTTCaataaatacaaaatcaaaaaatCCAAGTGATAAGACGGTATTATGTCACAGTGTATTTGTTACCTTTTTACTCATCGGGCCATAAAGTAATAGTTTTACAACTGATGGCATCCAGGTAAGAGATAATAATCTGAAGTGGGACAGGGAGACGAGGGAAGAGAATACTTGAAATACTAAGAAGGAGAACTTGGTGAATTGTTAGAGGGCAGGTGAAAATGAACGGGAAGGAAATCTAAGATAGTTTCCAGGTTTCTGGTTTGGGTAACTGAGTcgagagggaaggaggagtcaAATTTACGTTGCGTGAGGGGCTTGGTTGTGCAGATCGGATGAGAGGAGCTCTGATATTTACTTTGGCCCCGGGAGCCTGCGGCTCTGCCTTGATGGATTCAGCCTCCTCAGAGCTGTTTGTCAAAGGCAGGGAGATGAGGTGGAGATGGGCAGGGTGCAGGTACCTGGGCCCTGCCTAGATCGCCGAACACCCGCAGCTCCCGGGGCTCGGGAGTCCGGGTCCCGGAGAGCCGAAGGCCCGCCCATCGCTGTCGGGGGAAGCTGCGTGATTGGCTGGAGACGGGCCGTGGGCGGGCCCGGACGCGAGGAACTGCTCCGCGATTGGCTGGGAGGCACCAAAAAAGGTCCAATTCAAATTACTGGAGCCGCCTTTCCCAGAGGGTTGGCGCCGAGTTCCACCGAGTTAGAATGAGAAGAGAGCTGTGATTGGCCAATTTTCAGGGGCGGGCACTCTAGGCCTTGTTCGGCCTTCGCCTCGGGGACTAGCGCCCGTCCTGGGCATGGATTGGGCTGCAGGGTTGTCAGCTTGATCTGGGGGCGTGGCCAGCACTGATAAAGACTGCGGCCGGCGCGGCAACTGCAGTAAGTTCCACCGCAGTTAGACCTCCGGTGGGCAGCTAGAGGCGGAGCTCGGAGGTGCGGGCGGCTTCACCGCAGCGTTTCCCGATCGGGTGTCTAGCCGCAGACTCCGGAGAGGAAACGGTCCTCTCATTCTTCTCTCGGTGACATGTGAGTTGACTCTGATGTGGGGGGCGCGACACCTCGTTGCCAACTCTCACCCCAGCGCCGGACTCTGCGGGACCGAAAATGGCGCATTGCAGCAGCTGCGGCGGCGCGGGGAACCACCGCTGCGCGCCGCCCCCGGGCCGGGCCACCCCCTCGGGAAGGGAGGCAGCACCCCATTCCTGCACCAGCCGCAGCCGGCACCGCACGGGCGCGGCCGGGGCGCGGGGGTCCCACCTTCACTGCCTCCTCTCCTCTCGCCTGCGGGACTCCTCAGTCGGGTCTCCGGCGAAGGTGGGGCATGGAGACACCCGAGAGGGGCTCCAGGCTCTTTCTTGTCACTGATCAAGGCGGTACTTAGGGCTTCTGGAAGGACAGTCATGGGTGCACCTGCCAGTTAGCTGCTTGGGTTGCTCTGCAGCGTCTGCATTTGTGTACATCTCTCAACCCGATCGCGATGAGCAGCCCCCTCTTGGTAGTGAGCAAAGCTTCAGAAACTTGTCTGCCAGTTCTCTGGTGAGCAGCTCACAAGGATTCCAGGGGCAGTGGCATGCAATTCCGAGCAGCCATTCATCCCAAGGCCACCCATAGAGGAGGTGTTTTCCTGTTAGTGAGACTTAGCCAAGTATTTGGAAGAGAAATAGAGCTGAGGACCACTCCCGCACCTCCACCTTCCCTTAACACATTAGGTTTAGTCTCTAATAATCAATTTAGTCATCCGGTCCTGGTCATCCCTGTCTCAAGATCCTAAGGGAGAACTATAGCTAGACAAGTGGAAGAACTTCCCGTTCTTGCCCAGAGTCCTGGCCTGGTCCAAGACGTATTCATGTTGCTTCTCTTGGTgacaaaaaaaagggaaagatgtaCTTATGTTACATAAGGCTTATAACTAGCCTTGGATATATTACTCCTGCATGTTCCCAACTCCCAACAAGTAGTAAGTGAAATGGTCCCTTCCAAAGCTTTGTAACTATTTGTATTTGATTTCTACAGTTTTAACTGTATATGGTAGTTTACGTGTTTTGGCCAAGCCCTAGGAtgctctgtgttttcattttgggcAGGGGGAGGCTTATCCGCTGACTGGTTCCCAATAGCATCCATGTGGGATGAAGGAAGGAGGTGAGGAAAGCATGGTGTCACGAGGTCTCTGACCTTAATCTTGTCATTGGTGCCACCAGCCTGGACCACTTCCAAGACCAAACACCGGCTACTTCCTACTCATTGAATTTTCCACTTTCATCAGAGAACTAGATTGCTTAGCTCAGTAGTAGCAGAGGAGTCTCGTGGCTTCCAGAGCTCCGTATCTTTCCTTTGCCTCTTTTGTGCCTTAAAGGGAAATGGGAAAACAATTCTTTTAACTGGGATGAGTCAGGTGTCATCTGCTAGAGGAGCCTTTCTGAGGGGTTATTCTCTGTCTCTTTAGACTGAAATTTACTTAGAGAGGAGGAACTTCTGGGTATTAGTTCTATTGTGAATAGTCAAGGCTTTTCCTTTTTGGTGACTTTGTGATGGTTCATCCGTAGTACGTTTACTCTTGGACTGCTCTGATGAGGTGTGCTTTGTGagattctgcttctgtttgaGGAGTTCTTATAATTTCTCTTCTCCATCAAATTTGAGCAATTTATCTCCTACCTATGAGTTCTTCCTTGGCAGAGAACAGCTCACGCCTTAGGTTAGACTTCTGAAAGTTCTTTAGAACATGAATTTAGCTTCTATGTGTTGGGAGACATGGAGGGGGATTTATTTGGAGGACTCCATGCttgatggggcttccttggtggctcagatggtaaagaatctgcctgcaatgcaggagacctgggttctatccctgatttgggaagatcccctggagaaaggaatggcaacccactccagtattcttgcctgggaaatcccatggagagacaagcctggagggctacaatccatggggttgcaaagagttggacacaaatgagtgactaacacttttcatgcTAGATTATTCCCCCACCCTAAGGCTAAGGGAGAAAGAGAATGGTCTCTGTGTTTATTCAGTGTAAACCAAGATTTCTCTTTGGGACATAAAGAACTAGGAGAGTCTCCTAGACTTGATGCCAAATCTAGAAAAAGAAGGGACAGAATGTCCCTGATGCCTATACATTGAGGACTGTGTCCAGTATTTTTGTTTCCTGCCTAGGCTCTTGGAACAGTCTCACAATTAACACAATTGGTTTGGGCCCCGGTTCTATCTAAGTGAACCCCCAACCTTCTCTGCCAAAAAATGAAGCAAGCAAACAGTTCTGACTCACTCCAACTACAGAGGCCTTTGGTGATTCTCCAAGTCGTCCTACAGTGGCCACGACACACTATAGTCACTTCGTGAAACATACCAATAACTGACTCCCCTTCAGCAGAGTCTGTCCGCTTggcctttatttttatattcagcctttgcaaaaaaaaaaaaagagctgttaGTCTGTACGCTTGTCCTGAgtgcttgctcagtcgctcagtcgtgtctgactctttgcgaccccatggactgtagcccaccaggctcttctatccatggaattttccaggcaaggctactggagtgggttgccatttccttctccaaaacttgTCCTGAAGGTTTAGTTTTTTTGCATATAATTCTCCTAACCTGGATTTGAGTTTTCCAGGTTGACTTCTGGGAGGCAGAGAAATGACAGTTAAGGTACAGCTGGCCCATTTGTCCCTGTAGCCATCGTGCCAGAGTATGCGTTTGAGTTTGGGTCAGAGGACAGCCCAGATGAGAGCTCTTGACGCCACCCTCCAGACAGGGTGTCGCTGGGCCCCATCAGTTGCAAGatcttttgttttttgccttgCGTCTCTGTATCTCCCCACTTCGCATTGCCAAGGAGCTAGACCCCTGCTGTTTGCGTATAACCTTATTGTTGCCACCACCTTGGTGCTGCGGGGCGAGAATGCACGGGATTCCTTTCTTGTCTCTGTACCCTTCTCTCCAAAGGTCTGCTCCAGCTCAGCCACCCACTGAAGGGGCAGAAGGGGCTGCCCCAGGTGGGGGTCCCCCTGGCCCTCCTCCTAATATGACCAGTAACAGACGACTACAGCAGACCCAGGCACAAGTGGAGGAGGTAGGTGGATAGCTTTTTCTCCAAGAGTTTCCAAATCATGGGAGTCTGGAAACTTCTCTTTATGTAGAGGGGCAGCTAATGGCTCTGGGAGGCAGGGTACCCTGTAGAATTAGGCAGGGCAGCCTTGGGGTGCTGGCCCCAGCTCTGGGGGGCCTTAGCCGCTCTGTGTTCCCATGCCCTGCTCAGGTTGTGGACATCATGCGTGTAAATGTGGACAAGGTCCTAGAGAGGGACCAGAAGCTGTCAGAGCTGGATGACCGAGCCGACGCCCTGCAG includes:
- the VAMP1 gene encoding vesicle-associated membrane protein 1, which codes for MSAPAQPPTEGAEGAAPGGGPPGPPPNMTSNRRLQQTQAQVEEVVDIMRVNVDKVLERDQKLSELDDRADALQAGASQFESSAAKLKRKYWWKNCKMMIMLGAICAIIVVVIVSKYR